One genomic region from Phocoena sinus isolate mPhoSin1 chromosome 3, mPhoSin1.pri, whole genome shotgun sequence encodes:
- the ALKBH7 gene encoding alpha-ketoglutarate-dependent dioxygenase alkB homolog 7, mitochondrial isoform X2: protein MAGSGRLALWSVAGQGWVRGSGPAVLSRLRDAAVVRPGFLSAAEEEILSGELEPQLRRRRYELDLSSLGRPSTASERQRSRAGQRQAGPSCSVCRQPPLAPARPCSPRCTCWTWNLGGTSSHTWTASSSVDPRLLACPCCLPASCGWCTPRSQGSGWNSCWSRAPSTSLGVRPVMTSLTRSFGMKSPFLGSVGFPGADASL from the exons ATGGCCGGGAGTGGGCGGCTAGCGCTGTGGAGTGTGGCCGGGCAGGGCTGGGTGCGGGGCTCGGGGCCGGCCGTGCTAAGCCGCCTACGGGACGCGGCCGTGGTACGGCCCGGCTTCCTGAGCGCGGCCGAGGAGGAGATACTGAGCGGCGAGCTGGAACCGCAGCTGCGCCGCCGTCGATACGA GCTTGACCTGAGCTCTCTGGGCAGGCCATCCACGGCTTCCGAGAGACAGAGAAGTCGCGCTGGTCAGAGGCAAGCCGGTCCATCCTGCAGCGTGTGCAGGCAGCCGCCTTTGGCCCCGGCCAGACCCTGCTCTCCTCGGTGCACGTGCTGGACCTGGAACCTCGGGGGTACATCAAGCCACACGTGGACAGCATCAAG TTCTGTGGATCCACGATTGCTGGCCTGTCCCTGCTGTCTCCCAGCGTCATGCGGCTGGTGCACACCCAGGAGCCAGGGGAGTGGCTGGAACTCTTGCTGGAGCCGGGCTCCCTCTACATCCTTAG GGGTTCGGCCCGTTATGACTTCTCTCACGAGATCCTTCGGGATGAAGAGTCCTTTTTT